The genomic stretch AGTCGATACCATGACATACATGCCGTTCCGGTCGGAAACCTTTACGGCCTGGCTTTGGGCTTGAGAGTACGCAGTGCGGCGTCGGAGAGCATCACGCCTAACTTCGGGAGGGAATGTTTACCGTCACGACCGAAACAGAATCAATCATCAACGGCAGGGTGTTAATCCGGGTCTTTTGGCTTACCGTCGCCTCTACCGCCAGCCGGTTCTGCTGACTGGCGGTAGCCACCGATAGTCACCACAATCAATTTAATGAAGAATCAAACTGTTGTGGTGATTTTTCGATAGTTGGCGATAGTTTCTGAAGAAACTTGGATCATTCCCACTCGATCGTAGCCGGCGGCTTGCCGGACACGTCATAGACGACCCTTGAAATCCCGTCGACTTCGTTGATGATGCGGTTGGAGACGCGGCCGAGGAATTCGTACGGCAGGTGCGCCCAGTGCGCGGTCATAAAGTCGATGGTTTCAACCGCGCGCAGTGAAACGACCCAGTCGTATTTGCGGCCGTCGCCCATTACGCCGACGGAACGCACCGGCAGGAACACGGTGAATGCCTGGCTGACTTTGTCGTACAGGTCCGCTTTGTGCAGCTCTTCGATGAAGATAGCGTCAGCACGGCGCAGCAGATCGCAGTACTCTTTCTTCACTTCGCCCAGTACGCGCACACCCAAACCCGGCCCCGGGAACGGATGACGGTACAGCATGTTGTACGGCAGGCCCAGTTCCAGACCAATCTTGCGCACTTCGTCTTTGAACAGCTCTTTCAGCGGCTCAACCAGCCCCAGCGCCATGTCGTCCGGCAAACCGCCGACGTTGTGGTGCGATTTGATGACGTGCGCTTTGCCGGTGGCGGAAGCGGCGGACTCGATCACGTCCGGATAGATGGTGCCTTGCGCCAGCCATTTCACGTCGGTCAGCTTACCCGCTTCTTCGTCGAACACGTCCACAAATACGCGGCCGATGGTTTTGCGTTTGGCTTCCGGGTCGTCAATGCCCGCCAGTGCGGACAGGAAACGCTCTTCCGCCGGCACATGGACAATGTTCAGGCCGAACTGATCGCCGAACATCTCCATCACCTGCTCGGCTTCGTTCAGGCGCAGCAGACCGTTGTCTACGAACACGCAGGTCAGGCGATCGCCGATGGCGCGGTGCAACAGCAATGCGGTCACCGAGGAATCGACACCGCCGGACAGGCCGAGAATCACCTTGTCTTTACCAACCTGCACGCGGATGCGTTCAACTGCGTCGTCGATGATTTTTGCCGGGGTCCACAGCGCCTCACACTGGCAGATGTCGCGCACAAAACGCTCCAGCATACGCTGGCCCTGACGGGTGTGGGTCACTTCCGGGTGGAACTGCACGCCGTAAAAACGTTTTTCTTCGTTAGCCATGATGGCATACGGGCAGGTGTCGGTGCTGGCAACGGTCACGAAGTCAGCCGGGATGGCGGTGACTTTGTCGCCGTGGCTCATCCACACATCCAGCAACGGTGCGCCGCTGGCGCTGACGGCATCCTGAATGTCGCGGATCAGCGCGCTGTTGGTCTTGACTTCCACCTGCGCATAACCGAACTCACGCTCGCTGGAGCCTTCGACCTTGCCGCCCAGTTGCATCGCCATAGTCTGCATGCCGTAGCATACGCCCAGTACCGGCACGCCTGCCTGGAAAACATATTCCGGCGCGCGCGGGCTATTGAACTCGGTGGTACTTTCCGGGCCGCCGGAAAGGATGATGCCATTCGGGTTGAACTCGCGAATCTGCGCTTCGGTGACATCCCATGCCCACAGTTCGCAGTATACGCCCAGCTCACGCACGCGACGTGCCACCAGCTGCGTGTATTGCGAACCGAAATCCAGAATAAGAATGCGATGTTGATGAATGTTTTCTGTCATGAGAGGCGTATTCCACTACGGAGCGAAAGAAAAATTGAACCCGGCAAGTTTACCGGGTTCGTAACATTAAATCAGCCGGTAACGCGCTTAGCCCATGCGATAGTTCGGCGACTCTTTGGTGATGGTCACATCATGAACGTGACTTTCCTGAATACCGGCGCCGCTGATGCGCACAAATTCGGCTTTGGTGCGCAGCGCGTCGATGGTCGGGCAACCGGTCAGGCCCATACAGGAGCGCAGGCCGCCCATCTGCTGGTGTACGATCTCTTTCAGGCGGCCTTTATAAGCCACGCGGCCTTCGATACCTTCCGGCACCAGTTTGTCGGCGGCATTGTCAGACTGGAAGTAACGGTCGGACGACCCTTTGGACATCGCGCCCAGAGAGCCCATGCCGCGGTAAGATTTAAACGCGCGGCCCTGATACAGTTCGATCTCGCCCGGCGATTCTTCGGTGCCGGCCAGCATGGAACCGACCATCACGCAGGCGGCGCCGGCGGCGATGGCTTTGGCGATGTCGCCGGAGAAACGGATACCGCCGTCGGCAATCACCGGAATGCCGGTGCCTTCCAGCGCGTCAACCGCATCGGCAATCGCGGTAATCTGCGGTACGCCCACGCCGGTCACGATACGGGTCGTACAGATGGAGCCAGGGCCGATACCCACTTTCACCGCGCTCACGCCGGCTTCGGCCAGCGCGCGTGCGCCAGCGCCCGTCGCCACGTTACCGCCGATAATCTGCAGTTCCGGGTATTTGGCGCGGGTTTCGCGGATACGCTGCAACACGCCTTCGGAGTGACCGTGCGAGGAGTCGATCAACAACACGTCCACACCGGCGGCGACCAGCGCGTCGATACGCTCTT from Dickeya fangzhongdai encodes the following:
- the guaA gene encoding glutamine-hydrolyzing GMP synthase, which gives rise to MTENIHQHRILILDFGSQYTQLVARRVRELGVYCELWAWDVTEAQIREFNPNGIILSGGPESTTEFNSPRAPEYVFQAGVPVLGVCYGMQTMAMQLGGKVEGSSEREFGYAQVEVKTNSALIRDIQDAVSASGAPLLDVWMSHGDKVTAIPADFVTVASTDTCPYAIMANEEKRFYGVQFHPEVTHTRQGQRMLERFVRDICQCEALWTPAKIIDDAVERIRVQVGKDKVILGLSGGVDSSVTALLLHRAIGDRLTCVFVDNGLLRLNEAEQVMEMFGDQFGLNIVHVPAEERFLSALAGIDDPEAKRKTIGRVFVDVFDEEAGKLTDVKWLAQGTIYPDVIESAASATGKAHVIKSHHNVGGLPDDMALGLVEPLKELFKDEVRKIGLELGLPYNMLYRHPFPGPGLGVRVLGEVKKEYCDLLRRADAIFIEELHKADLYDKVSQAFTVFLPVRSVGVMGDGRKYDWVVSLRAVETIDFMTAHWAHLPYEFLGRVSNRIINEVDGISRVVYDVSGKPPATIEWE
- the guaB gene encoding IMP dehydrogenase, coding for MLRIAKEALTFDDVLLVPAHSTVLPNTADLSTQLTQRIRLNIPMLSAAMDTVTESGLAIALAQEGGIGFIHKNMPIERQAEEVSRVKRHESGVVVDPQTVTPETTLRQVKELTERNGFAGYPVVTKGNELVGIITGRDVRFVTDLDRPVSAVMTPKERLVTVKEGEAREVVLQKMHERRIEKALVVDAQFRLVGMITVKDFQKAERKPNACKDEHGRLRVGAAVGAGAGNEERIDALVAAGVDVLLIDSSHGHSEGVLQRIRETRAKYPELQIIGGNVATGAGARALAEAGVSAVKVGIGPGSICTTRIVTGVGVPQITAIADAVDALEGTGIPVIADGGIRFSGDIAKAIAAGAACVMVGSMLAGTEESPGEIELYQGRAFKSYRGMGSLGAMSKGSSDRYFQSDNAADKLVPEGIEGRVAYKGRLKEIVHQQMGGLRSCMGLTGCPTIDALRTKAEFVRISGAGIQESHVHDVTITKESPNYRMG